One window from the genome of Buchnera aphidicola str. Ua (Uroleucon ambrosiae) encodes:
- the argH gene encoding argininosuccinate lyase translates to MALWGGRFIGESNKLFKKFNTSLSFDYILAQEDITASIAWSKILMKSNILSKKEQITIEHALVELLKEIKINSKNILLSDCEDIHSWVEEQLINKIGELGKKLHTGRSRNDQITTDLKLWCRKIIDILLDNLIKLQIRFIILAEANKNVIMPGYTHLQRAQPITFAYWCLAYVEMLKRDVSRLKNILKRLNISPLGSGALSGTAWNIDREELAVSLGFHSATNNALDSVSDRDYVIELLSTASISMMHLSRFSEDIIFFNSGEANFIELSDAITSGSSLMPQKKNPDALELIRSKCGRVYGSLMSILVILKSLPLSYNKDMQEDKEGLFDAIKTWNNCLCMTILVLKNIKIKHDICRQAAEAGYANATEIADYLVKKGLTFREAHKISGQIVLHAIKLHQPLHSLTLSIFHIYSNLIEDDIYKHITLESCLLKRISKGGVAPYQVDQEIITAKKRLNIF, encoded by the coding sequence ATGGCACTTTGGGGCGGACGATTTATTGGTGAATCAAATAAATTATTTAAAAAATTTAATACTTCTTTATCATTTGATTATATCTTAGCACAAGAAGATATAACGGCTTCAATTGCTTGGTCTAAAATTTTAATGAAGAGTAACATTCTTAGTAAAAAAGAACAAATTACAATTGAGCATGCACTTGTTGAATTATTAAAAGAAATTAAAATTAACAGTAAAAATATTCTTTTAAGTGATTGTGAAGATATTCATAGTTGGGTTGAAGAACAATTAATTAATAAAATTGGAGAATTAGGTAAAAAATTACATACTGGTCGTAGTCGAAATGATCAAATCACAACTGATTTAAAGTTATGGTGTAGAAAAATAATTGATATTTTATTAGATAATCTTATTAAGTTACAAATAAGATTTATTATTCTTGCTGAAGCTAATAAAAATGTTATTATGCCAGGTTACACACATTTACAAAGAGCCCAACCAATTACTTTTGCTTATTGGTGTTTAGCATATGTAGAAATGTTAAAACGAGATGTTAGTCGTTTAAAAAATATTTTAAAAAGATTAAATATTAGTCCTCTTGGTTCAGGTGCTCTTTCTGGTACAGCATGGAACATTGATCGTGAAGAACTTGCTGTATCTCTTGGATTTCATTCTGCAACAAATAATGCACTAGATAGTGTTTCTGATCGTGATTATGTCATTGAATTATTATCTACTGCTTCTATAAGTATGATGCATCTCTCAAGATTTTCTGAAGATATCATTTTTTTTAATTCAGGTGAAGCGAATTTTATTGAATTATCTGATGCTATTACATCTGGTTCATCATTAATGCCTCAAAAAAAAAATCCAGATGCATTAGAATTAATTCGATCTAAATGCGGTCGTGTTTATGGTTCTTTAATGTCTATTTTAGTCATATTAAAATCTCTTCCATTATCTTATAATAAAGATATGCAAGAAGATAAAGAAGGTTTATTTGATGCCATAAAAACATGGAATAATTGTTTATGCATGACTATTTTAGTTTTAAAAAATATAAAAATAAAACATGATATATGTCGCCAAGCTGCAGAAGCAGGTTATGCTAATGCAACAGAAATTGCAGATTATTTAGTCAAAAAAGGCTTAACGTTTCGTGAAGCTCATAAAATATCTGGTCAAATAGTACTTCATGCAATTAAATTACACCAACCTTTACATTCTTTAACATTATCTATATTTCATATTTATAGTAATCTTATTGAAGATGATATATATAAACATATTACTTTAGAATCTTGTCTCTTAAAAAGAATATCAAAAGGTGGTGTAGCACCATATCAAGTTGATCAAGAAATAATAACAGCAAAAAAACGATTAAATATTTTTTAA
- the rpoD gene encoding RNA polymerase sigma factor RpoD: protein MDQNPQSQLKLLITHGKEQGYLTYSEVNDHLPEDIIDSEQINDIIQMINDMGIPVVEEAPDADDLILNEINTDTDEDAVEAATQVLSSVESELGRTTDPVRMYMREMGTVELLTREGEIDIAKRIEEGINQVQCSVSEYPEAITYLLDQYDRVKTGQIRLSDIITGFVDPNAEEIFSPTALHIGSELLEEEQNNEEDHENHEDDHSIDPELANEKFSALRMQYNNTNKTIKNKNRKHEDSLLEIYHLSEIFKQFRLVPKQFDHLVNNMRNMMERVRKQERIIIKLCVDICKMPKKNFLKIFPVQNIDHVWFIQEQNKNQPWSENLTKVQDDVFISIKKLIEIEKETGLTIEQVKDINKRMSIGELKAKRAKKEMVEANLRLVISIAKKYTNRGLQFLDLIQEGNIGLMKAVDKFEYRRGYKFSTYATWWIRQAITRSIADQARTIRIPVHMIETINKLNRISRQMLQEIGREPTPEELSEKMFIPEDKIRKVLKIAKEPISMETPIGDDDDSHLGDFIEDTTLELPLDSATSESLRSATHDVLSGLTAREAKVLRMRFGIDMNTDHTLEEVGKQFDVTRERIRQIEAKALRKLRHPSRSEVLRSFLDD, encoded by the coding sequence ATGGATCAAAACCCACAGTCGCAACTTAAACTACTTATAACACACGGAAAAGAGCAAGGATATTTAACTTATTCTGAAGTTAATGATCATTTACCAGAAGATATAATTGATTCTGAACAAATTAATGATATTATTCAAATGATCAATGATATGGGCATTCCAGTAGTTGAAGAAGCACCTGACGCTGATGATCTAATCTTAAATGAAATTAATACAGATACCGATGAAGATGCAGTTGAAGCAGCAACTCAAGTACTATCTAGTGTAGAATCAGAATTAGGACGAACTACAGATCCTGTTCGCATGTATATGAGAGAAATGGGAACTGTTGAATTGTTAACACGAGAAGGAGAAATTGATATAGCTAAACGTATTGAAGAAGGTATTAATCAAGTTCAATGCTCAGTCTCAGAATATCCAGAAGCAATTACATACCTTCTTGATCAATATGATCGTGTAAAAACTGGACAAATACGATTATCAGATATAATAACAGGATTTGTTGATCCGAATGCAGAAGAAATATTTTCCCCGACAGCTCTACATATAGGTTCTGAACTCTTAGAAGAAGAACAAAACAATGAAGAAGATCACGAAAATCATGAAGACGATCATTCTATTGATCCAGAACTAGCTAATGAAAAATTTTCTGCATTACGTATGCAATATAATAATACTAATAAAACTATAAAAAATAAAAATAGAAAACATGAAGATTCATTATTAGAAATTTATCATTTATCAGAAATATTTAAGCAATTTCGATTAGTTCCAAAACAATTTGATCATTTAGTTAATAACATGCGAAATATGATGGAAAGAGTAAGAAAACAAGAAAGAATTATTATAAAATTATGTGTTGATATTTGTAAAATGCCAAAAAAAAATTTTCTTAAAATTTTTCCAGTTCAAAATATCGATCATGTTTGGTTTATTCAAGAACAAAATAAAAATCAACCATGGTCTGAAAACTTAACAAAAGTTCAAGATGATGTGTTTATCAGTATAAAAAAATTAATTGAAATAGAAAAAGAAACAGGCTTAACAATTGAACAAGTAAAAGATATTAATAAACGCATGTCTATTGGAGAACTAAAAGCTAAACGTGCAAAAAAAGAAATGGTAGAAGCTAATTTAAGACTAGTGATCTCTATTGCAAAAAAATATACAAATAGAGGTTTACAATTCTTAGATTTAATACAAGAGGGAAATATTGGTTTAATGAAGGCTGTTGATAAATTTGAATACCGTCGAGGTTATAAATTTTCCACATATGCTACTTGGTGGATTCGTCAAGCAATTACTCGTTCTATTGCTGACCAAGCTCGAACAATTCGAATTCCAGTACATATGATTGAAACAATTAATAAATTAAATCGTATTTCTAGACAAATGTTACAAGAAATAGGACGAGAACCAACGCCAGAAGAATTATCTGAAAAAATGTTTATTCCTGAAGATAAAATTAGAAAAGTATTAAAAATAGCTAAGGAACCAATCTCTATGGAAACTCCAATTGGAGATGATGATGATTCACATTTAGGAGATTTCATAGAAGATACAACTTTAGAATTACCATTAGATTCTGCTACATCTGAAAGTTTAAGATCAGCAACACATGATGTGTTATCAGGTTTAACAGCTCGTGAAGCAAAAGTACTACGTATGCGTTTTGGAATTGATATGAATACTGATCACACTTTAGAAGAAGTGGGAAAACAATTTGATGTTACTAGAGAAAGAATACGACAAATAGAAGCTAAGGCATTAAGAAAATTACGTCATCCAAGTAGATCAGAAGTATTACGTAGTTTTTTAGATGATTAA
- the cysE gene encoding serine O-acetyltransferase translates to MYFLKISKIWRKILNQTYLFSKKEPILSNFYYNSILQHKSFINALSYILANKLSTSIFPKKTLQKIFDHVYLENHCMLKYIVRDIEAILERDPAVNNYLIPLLYLKGFHALEAYRISHYLWRINKKSLSQYLHSRISSEFSVDIHPAAYIGSGVMLDHANGIVIGETVNIEDDVSIFHSVTLGSTGKDLGKNRHPTIRRGVIIGAGAKILGNIEIGLKAKIGAGAVVVKNIPAYVTVVGTPAKIINNLDNKKQFLQEQKNNVSYLNNFQYGDGI, encoded by the coding sequence ATGTATTTTTTGAAAATATCAAAAATATGGCGCAAAATACTTAATCAAACTTATTTATTTTCAAAAAAAGAACCAATCTTATCAAATTTTTATTATAATTCTATATTACAACACAAAAGTTTTATTAATGCTTTAAGTTATATATTAGCAAATAAATTATCTACATCTATTTTTCCTAAAAAAACTCTTCAAAAGATATTTGATCATGTATATTTAGAGAATCATTGTATGTTAAAATATATAGTACGAGATATTGAAGCTATTTTAGAACGTGATCCAGCAGTAAATAATTATTTAATACCTCTTTTATATTTGAAAGGTTTTCATGCTTTAGAAGCATATAGAATTAGCCATTATTTATGGCGTATCAATAAAAAATCATTATCACAATATTTACACAGTAGAATATCTTCTGAATTTTCAGTAGATATTCATCCAGCTGCATATATTGGATCTGGTGTCATGTTAGATCATGCAAATGGTATTGTTATTGGTGAAACTGTTAATATAGAAGATGATGTTTCAATTTTTCATTCTGTTACTTTAGGTAGTACTGGTAAAGATTTAGGAAAAAATAGACATCCTACTATTCGAAGAGGAGTGATAATTGGTGCAGGCGCCAAAATTTTAGGTAATATTGAAATCGGATTAAAAGCTAAGATAGGGGCTGGTGCAGTAGTTGTAAAAAATATTCCTGCTTATGTTACAGTCGTTGGTACACCAGCTAAAATTATAAATAATCTAGATAATAAAAAACAATTTTTACAAGAACAAAAAAATAATGTATCTTATTTAAATAATTTTCAATATGGTGATGGAATTTAA
- the secB gene encoding protein-export chaperone SecB, with the protein MLDEKNQKEFFEIKRIYIKDASFEAPNTPNIFYYDWIPNVKLNINNTVKEIEKHMFEIVLKIQITVKIQEQLAFLCDLDQAGIFLIIQINQQKLKHCLYSDCPNILFPYARSNISNLISHGSFPPINLAPINFDALYENHIKLKEYQ; encoded by the coding sequence ATGTTAGATGAAAAAAATCAAAAAGAATTTTTTGAAATTAAACGTATTTATATAAAAGATGCTTCTTTTGAAGCTCCTAATACACCTAATATTTTTTATTATGACTGGATACCAAATGTTAAATTAAATATCAATAATACAGTAAAAGAAATAGAAAAACATATGTTTGAAATTGTTTTGAAAATACAGATTACAGTTAAAATTCAAGAACAATTAGCATTTTTATGTGATTTAGATCAAGCTGGTATTTTTTTAATTATTCAGATAAATCAACAAAAATTAAAACATTGTTTATATTCTGATTGTCCAAATATTTTATTTCCTTATGCTCGTTCTAATATTTCTAATTTAATATCTCATGGAAGTTTTCCTCCAATTAATCTTGCACCTATTAATTTTGATGCTCTTTATGAGAATCATATTAAATTAAAAGAATATCAATAA
- a CDS encoding rhodanese-like domain-containing protein, producing MQDLFLFISEHIVLVSFWFFCLIMLFFSSTKNIFIQSKIINNIQAIKLINEDKAIVFDTRTAEIFKTGHIINSINIPLENIFLGNVNQIKKYKIFPIILILNNTYEYNKCMKELLKHGFKNVYILKNGLYDWNLENLPLFVKKIDH from the coding sequence ATGCAAGATTTATTTTTGTTTATTAGTGAACATATTGTATTAGTCAGTTTTTGGTTTTTTTGTTTAATTATGTTATTTTTTTCTTCTACTAAAAACATATTTATACAATCAAAAATTATTAATAATATTCAAGCAATTAAGTTAATTAATGAAGATAAAGCAATTGTTTTTGATACTCGTACTGCTGAAATTTTTAAAACAGGACATATTATAAATTCTATTAATATTCCATTAGAAAATATTTTTTTAGGAAATGTTAATCAAATAAAAAAATATAAGATTTTTCCTATTATTCTTATTTTAAATAATACATATGAGTATAATAAGTGTATGAAAGAACTATTAAAACATGGATTTAAGAATGTTTATATTTTAAAGAATGGTTTATATGATTGGAATTTAGAAAATTTACCTTTGTTTGTTAAAAAAATAGATCATTAA